One window of Xylocopa sonorina isolate GNS202 chromosome 9, iyXylSono1_principal, whole genome shotgun sequence genomic DNA carries:
- the LOC143426899 gene encoding ARL14 effector protein, with product MRDMETGNSTSGESSSQHNLETPRAERRNTRGPRQRGVDNLTKKFLRNFDPEHSEREKRKLHRRLYQGHKRHVLYDEQGVYIQTGDDLCDCLNLNCAGCHFPCPKCSSPKCGHECRINRKWTYDSIENEGSDVIIKNPLLKET from the exons ATGAGGGACATGGAAACCGGGAACTCGACTTCTGGCGAAAGTTCCTCGCAACATAACCTAGAAACTCCACGCGCAGAACGA AGAAATACTCGAGGGCCGCGTCAAAGGGGAGTGGATAACCTGACGAAAAAGTTCCTGCGAAATTTCGACCCAGAACAcagcgagagagagaaacggaAACTTCATCGACGATTATATCAGGGTCACAAGAGGCACGTTTTATACGATGAACAAGGCGTATACATCCAGACGGGGGATGATCTTTGCGACTGCTTAAACTTGAACTGCGCCGGATGCCATTTTCCCTGTCCGAAATGTTCTTCCCCAAAGTGCGGTCACGAATGCAG GATCAATCGTAAGTGGACGTACGATTCGATAGAGAATGAAGGTAGCGATGTGATCATAAAGAATCCGCTGTTAAAGGAAACTTGA
- the Kz gene encoding putative ATP-dependent RNA helicase kurz, producing the protein MGKKRYNWKARKVPEVEIDDSATKKIVIDIDHRQDHYDSCNALVLPSKKRKTKSKVKNVTTTRLLSKKRRKELEKVVERKKKKLRRAELLEELAKVQAPQEELKQYVSLAAVQTKGLKRHFREAELPAKKYEIKEINENEDDVPEVHINAIKGSKKRRLAILEEQKKQEAASDPNVIGFDEPSDDESEFDAEENEEEDEKDVAESRSVEEIEETKENEHTSNKETNTAKDDGGKSAVDKEKEPSAVATVQEPLKPQQPIEKKPAVFVTLHRKAEIQAARLKLPVVAEEQVIVETINENPVVIITGETGSGKTTQVPQFLYEAGYAQEKMIGVTEPRRVAAISMSKRVAEETNLTEKEISYLIRFEGNATEETKIKFMTDGVLLKEIQTDFLLTKYSVIILDEAHERSVYTDILIGLLSRIVPLRNKRKNPLKLVIMSATLRVDEFVENSKLFKVKPPVLTVESRQFPVTIHFNRRTSTNYVSDALKKAIKIHTRLPDGGILIFLTGQQEVNFVVRKLRKAFSRNKRNVVKKREDSQKDDDSSKKEENLEKENDNDDQNDNSNSDENNSDDDNDFRCKEAIRYNKLRQKKQIELPNISLDDYAVIPTDDTHEDLIGVEDDDAEVQLDEDEDEDDDMIDLKTCANAQPLWVLPLYSLLPSHKQALVFEPPPEGYRLCVVSTNVAETSLTIPNIKYVVDCGRCKTRMYDKVTGVSTYRICYTSKASANQRAGRAGRTSPGHCYRLYSSAVFNDQFEQFSQSEIQRKPVDDLLLQMKVMNIDKVVNFPFPTPPDAIQLQMAEKRLILLGALQQPPLDKEGSYSAKVTPLGHSIAAFPVAPRYGKMLALSHQHNLLQYTVCMVAALSVQEVLIEAFEINSGARTKWHQMRRYWAGTGNSLLLGDPMVLIRAIGGAEYAGTKGKLLSFCEEHGLRHKAVVEIRKLRQQLTNEINLNIPDLNLTINPEMKPPVDMEAKLLRQIVLAGMADQVARKVMPDEVNEDQDKAKWKYAYKAMDMEDPVFIHSSCVLRKMCPQWVVYQEIYETNKMYMRGVTAIEPEWLPKFAPSLCQLGEPLTDPPPRYNTETGKVMCSMAGTFGKAGWKLPEMEMEYPLTVDGVKWFACFLLEGKVCPKLKQFVSQLLSTPQSITKAWAKLIPRTQEITQLLLSHGIMSKEKLLDTWEADRSFLLSAYQKWLPESIHGHVTVIWPPV; encoded by the exons atgggtaAAAAGAGATACAACTGGAAAGCAAGAAAAGTTCCAGAAGTTGAAATTGATGATTCAGCGACGAAAAAG ATTGTTATAGATATCGACCATCGCCAAGACCATTATGACAGTTGTAACGCGCTGGTTTTGCCCAGCAAGAAAAGGAAGACGAAGAGCAAAGTTAAGAATGTCACCACTACTCGATTGCTGTCTAAGAAACGAAGGAAGGAACTAGAGAAAGTTgtcgaaagaaagaagaaaaagttaCGT AGAGCTGAACTTTTGGAGGAACTGGCGAAAGTTCAAGCGCCCCAAGAAGAATTGAAACAATACGTATCTTTGGCTGCTGTACAAACCAAAGGCTTAAAGCGTCATTTTAGAGAGGCAGAATTACCTGCCAAGAAGTACGAGATTAaagaaattaatgaaaatgagGATGATGTGCCGGAAGTACACATAAATGCTATTAAAGGGAGCAAGAAGAGAAGATTAGCGATTTTAGAGGAGCAGAAGAAGCAGGAGGCTGCTTCGGATCCAAATGTTATCGGATTTGAT GAACCAAGTGACGATGAATCTGAGTTTGATGCTGAAGAAAATGAAGAGGAAGATGAGAAAGATGTGGCAGAAAGTAGATCTGTGGAAGAGATTGAAGAAACTAAAGAAAACGAACATACCTCGAATAAAGAAACTAACACCGCAAAAGATGATGGAGGAAAAAGTGCAGTGGACAAAGAAAAAGAACCATCTGCTGTTGCTACAGTTCAGGAACCCTTAAAACCGCAGCAGCCAATAGAAAAAAAGCCTGctgtattcgtaacactgcacagaaAGGCAGAAATCCAAGCGGCCAGATTAAAATTACCAGTGGTGGCAGAAGAGCAAGTTATCGTGGAAACAATCAATGAAAACCCTGTGGTAATAATCACTGGTGAAACAGGCAGCGGTAAGACTACCCAGGTGCCGCAGTTTTTATACGAGGCTGGCTACGCTCAAGAGAAAATGATAGGAGTAACTGAACCCAGAAGAGTGGCGGCTATATCCATGAGCAAACGCGTCGCTGAAGAGACTAATCTTACAGAGAAAGAAATTTCCTACTTGATTCGTTTCGAAGGTAACGCTACAGAGGAGACAAAAATCAAATTCATGACCGATGGTGTTCTATTAAAGGAGATACAAACT GATTTTTTACTAACGAAATATTCGGTGATTATTCTGGACGAAGCACACGAACGTAGCGTGTATACAGACATTCTGATAGGATTGTTATCAAGGATCGTACCCCTTcgaaataaaaggaaaaacCCACTGAAACTTGTGATTATGTCTGCCACGTTACGCGTAGACGAATTTGTAGAGAATAGTAAATTGTTCAAAGTGAAACCACCTGTATTAACGGTGGAATCGAGGCAGTTTCCTGTTACTATACATTTTAATAGAAGAACAAGCACCAATTATGTTTCCGATGCTTTAAAAAAGGCTATAAAGATACACACTCGTCTTCCAGACGGTGGGATCTTAATATTTTTAACAG GACAACAAGAGGTAAATTTTGTGGTGCGTAAATTACGCAAAGCTTTCTCGAGGAATAAGAGAAATGTTGTGAAAAAGCGAGAAGATTCACAAAAAGACGATGATTCTTCGAAGAAAGAGGAAAATCTCGAAAAAGAAAATGACAACGACGATCAAAATGATAATAGCAATAGCGATGAAAACAATAGCGATGACGATAATgattttcgttgcaaggaagccaTTCGATACAACAAATTACGACAAAAGAAGCAAATTGAACTACCAAATATTAGTCTGGACGA TTATGCTGTGATACCCACCGACGACACTCACGAGGATTTAATTGGCGTGGAAGATGATGACGCAGAAGTACAATTGGACGAAGACGAAGATGAGGATGACGATATGATTGATTTAAAAACCTGCGCAAATGCGCAACCACTGTGGGTTTTACCGCTATACTCTCTTCTTCCAAGTCACAAGCAAGCATTG GTATTCGAACCACCACCGGAAGGGTATCGCCTGTGTGTAGTATCCACAAACGTGGCGGAAACGTCTCTCACTATACCCAATATAAAATACGTGGTAGACTGTGGACGTTGTAAAACAAGAATGTACGATAAAGTAACTGGAGTAAGTACGTATAGAATCTGTTATACCAGCAAAGCATCTGCTAATCAACGAGCAGGAAGAGCTGGTAGAACCAGTCCCGGACACTGTTACAG ATTATACTCTTCAGCAGTGTTCAACGACCAGTTTGAACAGTTCAGTCAGTCTGAGATTCAAAGAAAGCCTGTGGACGATCTACTTTTGCAAATGAAAGTGATGAATATCGACAAAGTCGTGAACTTTCCATTCCCAACCCCGCCAGATGCGATACAATTGCAAATGGCTGAGAAGAGGTTGATACTACTTGGAGCTTTGCAACAGCCTCCCCTCGATAAAGAAG gtTCCTATAGCGCTAAGGTGACACCACTTGGTCACAGTATCGCTGCATTTCCGGTTGCTCCTCGTTATGGAAAAATGTTGGCTCTCTCTCATCAACACAATCTTCTTCAATACACAGTATGCATGGTGGCCGCGCTTTCCGTTCAAGAAGTGTTGATAGAAGCGTTCGAAATTAACAGTGGCGCGAGAACTAAATGGCACCAAATGAGGCGCTATTGGGCCGGCACTGGAAACAGCTTACTTCTTG gCGATCCAATGGTCTTGATCAGAGCTATAGGAGGTGCGGAATACGCTGGAACTAAAGGGAAATTACTTTCTTTTTGCGAGGAGCACGGTTTACGACACAAAGCAGTTGTAGAGATTCGAAAGCTCCGGCAGCAATTGACTAACGAGATTAATTTAAATATACCAGACCTAAATCTAACAATTAACCCTGA AATGAAGCCTCCGGTCGACATGGAAGCAAAGTTGCTCAGGCAAATAGTGCTCGCGGGAATGGCTGACCAGGTTGCAAGAAAAGTGATGCCAGACGAGGTTAACGAAGACCAAGACAAAGCTAAATGGAAATATGCTTACAA AGCCATGGATATGGAGGATCCAGTGTTTATACACTCCTCCTGTGTTCTACGGAAAATGTGCCCTCAATGGGTAGTGTATCAGGAAATATACGAGACAAATAAAATGTACATGCGTGGCGTCACAGCCATAGAACCGGAATGGCTACCTAAATTTGCACCTTCTTTGTGTCAACTTGGAGAACCTTTAACTGACCCACCACCAAG ATACAATACAGAGACGGGAAAAGTAATGTGCAGCATGGCGGGAACGTTCGGAAAAGCTGGCTGGAAATTACCAGAGATGGAAATGGAATATCCACTGACGGTGGACGGGGTTAAATGGTTCGCGTGTTTCTTATTGGAAGGCAAAGTCTGTCCAAAATTAAAACAATTCGTTTCTCAGTTATTATCGACCCCTCAAAGTATTACCAAGGCGTGGGCTAA ATTGATACCGCGGACGCAAGAAAttacgcaattattattatctcACGGAATTATGTCGAAGGAAAAATTATTAGATACTTGGGAGGCAGACAGAAGTT TTCTCTTGTCAGCCTACCAAAAATGGTTACCAGAATCGATCCACGGACATGTTACGGTCATTTGGCCACCTGTATAG
- the LOC143426898 gene encoding GTP-binding protein Di-Ras2 isoform X1 translates to MGPRLAGVNIIGTADVRMPEQSNDYRVVVFGAGGVGKSSLVLRFVKGTFRESYIPTIEDTYRQVISCNKNICTLQITDTTGSHQFPAMQRLSISKGHAFILVYSVCSRQSLEELRPIWAIIRELKGQDISQIPIMLVGNKCDESPSVREVSMSEGAAEAANWGCGFLETSAKTNHNVNALFRDLLMLEKNRSVSLQPVQSNNAISLKEKCSVM, encoded by the exons AT GGGACCCCGGCTGGCGGGGGTTAACATAATCGGGACGGCAGATGTCAGGATGCCGGAGCAGAGCAACGACTATCGCGTGGTGGTGTTCGGGGCGGGCGGCGTCGGGAAGAGCTCTCTTGTGCTGCGTTTCGTGAAAGGAACATTTCGCGAGTCCTACATACCCACTATCGAGGATACGTACAGACAG GTGATTAGCTGCAATAAAAACATATGCACGCTTCAAATTACGGACACAACGGGGTCTCATCAGTTTCCCGCGATGCAACGGCTCTCCATAAGCAAAGGTCACGCTTTCATCCTGGTCTATTCGGTGTGCTCACGGCAAAGCCTCGAGGAACTACGACCGATCTGGGCCATTATTAGAGAGCTCAAGGGACAGGACATATCGCAAATACCTATAATGCTG GTTGGGAACAAATGCGACGAGAGTCCGTCGGTGCGCGAGGTATCGATGAGCGAGGGTGCGGCAGAGGCCGCGAACTGGGGCTGCGGCTTCCTGGAGACCTCCGCCAAGACGAATCACAACGTGAACGCCTTGTTCCGGGACCTGCTGATGCTCGAGAAGAATCGTTCCGTCTCGTTGCAGCCTGTGCAGAGCAACAACGCGATCAGCCTGAAGGAGAAATGCTCCGTAATGTAA
- the LOC143426605 gene encoding thioredoxin-related transmembrane protein 2 homolog yields MPLKKDLRLLLKPYYLINILLSLSYIVSKRVPIVCNYVFAQAECELDGRETEILFFLMIVIMIRTRKTGSVTMISYLSSSFVYTKVTNLILWFYADVRMGIIFAIVFILCGLLFPEPMYQGPEKVTYLRGANGLQEELQRDTRVVWLVAFYTAWNPACVNFAPIFSELSAEYTLENLKFGKVDIGRHPDAGVKYHISDASTSKQLPTVILFKEGKEIERRPHTDHKGKLVKFLFSLDNIKAAFDLNNVYKNCKKNPIKRKEKKAVKAE; encoded by the exons ATGCCGTTGAAGAAGGATTTACGACTTCTGTTGAAGCCTTATTATTTGATAAATATTTTGTTGAGCCTCTCGTACATCGTCTCGAAGCGTGTGCCGATTGTCTGCAATTATGTGTTCGCGCAGGCTGAATGCGAACTTGACGGG AGGGAGACGGAAATCTTGTTTTTTCTCATGATAGTGATTATGATAAGGACAAGGAAAACCGGGAGCGTTACTATGATAAGCTACCTGTCGTCCAGCTTTGTTTACACTAAAGTCACCAATCTGATTCTTTGGTTCTACGCAGACGTCCGTATGGGAATAATATTTGCTATCGTGTTTATCC TCTGCGGGTTGCTGTTTCCTGAGCCGATGTATCAGGGCCCAGAAAAGGTGACCTACTTGCGAGGTGCAAACGGATTGCAGGAAGAATTGCAAAGAGACACGAGAgtcgtttggctggttgcattttACACTGCGTGGAATCCTGCCTGTGTTAATTTTGCACCGATATTTTCCGAGCTTTCTGCAGA ATATACATTAGAGAATTTAAAATTCGGTAAAGTAGACATAGGAAGACACCCAGACGCTGGTGTAAAATATCACATTAGCGATGCTAGTACTAGCAAACAGCTTCCAACTGTAATTCTATTCAAAGAGGGGAAAGAAATTGAAAGACGTCCACACACGGATCACAAAGGAAAGCTGGTTAAATTCCTTTTTTCATTA GATAATATAAAGGCAGCGTTCGATCTGAACAATGTTTATAAGAATTGTAAAAAGAATCCGATCAAAAGGAAGGAGAAGAAGGCGGTGAAAGCAGAGTGA
- the LOC143426898 gene encoding GTP-binding protein Di-Ras2 isoform X2: MPEQSNDYRVVVFGAGGVGKSSLVLRFVKGTFRESYIPTIEDTYRQVISCNKNICTLQITDTTGSHQFPAMQRLSISKGHAFILVYSVCSRQSLEELRPIWAIIRELKGQDISQIPIMLVGNKCDESPSVREVSMSEGAAEAANWGCGFLETSAKTNHNVNALFRDLLMLEKNRSVSLQPVQSNNAISLKEKCSVM; the protein is encoded by the exons ATGCCGGAGCAGAGCAACGACTATCGCGTGGTGGTGTTCGGGGCGGGCGGCGTCGGGAAGAGCTCTCTTGTGCTGCGTTTCGTGAAAGGAACATTTCGCGAGTCCTACATACCCACTATCGAGGATACGTACAGACAG GTGATTAGCTGCAATAAAAACATATGCACGCTTCAAATTACGGACACAACGGGGTCTCATCAGTTTCCCGCGATGCAACGGCTCTCCATAAGCAAAGGTCACGCTTTCATCCTGGTCTATTCGGTGTGCTCACGGCAAAGCCTCGAGGAACTACGACCGATCTGGGCCATTATTAGAGAGCTCAAGGGACAGGACATATCGCAAATACCTATAATGCTG GTTGGGAACAAATGCGACGAGAGTCCGTCGGTGCGCGAGGTATCGATGAGCGAGGGTGCGGCAGAGGCCGCGAACTGGGGCTGCGGCTTCCTGGAGACCTCCGCCAAGACGAATCACAACGTGAACGCCTTGTTCCGGGACCTGCTGATGCTCGAGAAGAATCGTTCCGTCTCGTTGCAGCCTGTGCAGAGCAACAACGCGATCAGCCTGAAGGAGAAATGCTCCGTAATGTAA